In Arthrobacter citreus, a single genomic region encodes these proteins:
- a CDS encoding SDR family NAD(P)-dependent oxidoreductase — MFFKNKKILVIGGTGTIGKSIVKELLNEEPDVIRIFSRDEYKQFNLKIEFNHDPRLRFLIGDIRNYERLVSAMEDIDYVFHTAAMKHVEFCEYNPFEAVLTNVIGTYNVISAAKNQNVKKVVFTSTDKAISPTNNYGATKLTAEKLISSAEYSKGSKHTIFSSVRFGNVIGSRGSVIPLFINQVKEKKIVTVTDLNMTRFMMTLEQATKLTIESLKIAQGGETFILKMPVINLKDLAETVIEETSIKCGIDPSDVKMIEIGLKPGEKKYEELMTYEESLVSFELPDLYIIPSFFSANKTYIGAKKTKPGTYSSAGEIPINKDQVREIIRKENLI, encoded by the coding sequence ATGTTTTTTAAGAATAAAAAAATTTTAGTAATCGGTGGAACAGGTACGATTGGTAAAAGTATCGTAAAGGAACTTTTAAATGAAGAGCCAGATGTGATTAGAATATTTAGTAGAGATGAATATAAACAATTTAATTTAAAAATTGAATTTAATCATGATCCAAGATTAAGATTTTTAATAGGCGATATTCGTAATTATGAACGTTTAGTAAGTGCAATGGAAGATATTGATTATGTATTCCATACAGCTGCGATGAAGCATGTTGAATTTTGTGAATATAATCCATTTGAAGCTGTCTTAACGAATGTAATCGGAACATACAATGTCATTTCTGCTGCAAAAAATCAAAATGTTAAAAAGGTCGTTTTTACAAGTACCGATAAAGCTATTTCACCTACGAATAATTATGGCGCAACAAAATTAACTGCAGAAAAACTTATCTCTTCAGCGGAATATTCTAAGGGGTCAAAACACACAATTTTTTCAAGTGTTCGATTTGGCAATGTAATTGGCTCGCGAGGTTCAGTCATTCCATTATTTATAAACCAAGTAAAAGAGAAAAAAATCGTGACTGTAACTGATTTAAATATGACGAGATTTATGATGACATTAGAACAAGCTACAAAACTAACAATTGAATCACTAAAAATTGCTCAAGGTGGCGAAACATTTATCTTAAAAATGCCAGTCATTAATTTAAAAGATTTAGCTGAAACAGTCATTGAAGAAACGTCTATAAAATGTGGCATCGATCCTTCTGATGTGAAAATGATCGAAATTGGTTTAAAACCTGGTGAAAAAAAATATGAGGAATTAATGACTTACGAAGAATCACTCGTCTCGTTTGAATTGCCAGATTTATATATTATCCCATCATTTTTTTCAGCAAATAAAACTTATATAGGAGCTAAGAAGACAAAACCAGGAACATATAGCTCAGCAGGTGAAATCCCTATAAATAAAGATCAAGTAAGAGAAATAATACGAAAAGAAAATCTGATCTAA
- a CDS encoding NAD-dependent epimerase/dehydratase family protein translates to MNVLVTGGTGFIGRWVVGKLLKDGQKVWIVDNLSNSSIENVNEFIGNENLKGLRIIDLKDRQSIQNLFSSIKFDICYHLGASINVQDSIDDPETTFKNDTLATFYLLEECRNYHVKLVFMSTCMVYEKAYNDDGINEKSPTKPASPYAGSKIAAENMVLSYFFSYGLPVVVLRPFNTYGPFQRTGGEGGVVSIFIHNKLKGLPINIYGDGTQTRDLLYVEDCADFVVEAGYNDLLNGEIINAGSGKDLSINELAAKISKKQVPIYHIPHIHPQSEIPKLLCNFQKAEKIMLWKPKITIDEGLQKTEDWIKKTIANLSDSTNG, encoded by the coding sequence ATGAACGTATTAGTGACTGGTGGTACTGGGTTTATCGGTAGGTGGGTAGTTGGAAAATTACTAAAAGATGGCCAAAAAGTATGGATTGTCGATAATTTATCGAATTCATCTATTGAAAATGTGAATGAATTTATTGGGAATGAGAATCTCAAAGGGTTAAGAATTATCGATTTAAAAGACCGACAATCAATTCAGAACCTGTTTAGTAGTATAAAATTTGATATTTGCTATCACTTAGGAGCAAGTATTAATGTACAAGATAGTATTGATGATCCAGAAACAACTTTTAAAAATGATACACTTGCAACTTTTTATTTATTGGAAGAATGTCGGAACTATCATGTGAAATTAGTGTTTATGAGCACTTGTATGGTATATGAGAAAGCCTACAATGATGATGGAATTAATGAGAAATCTCCAACTAAACCCGCTTCACCTTATGCAGGCTCTAAAATTGCTGCAGAAAATATGGTTTTGTCATACTTTTTTTCCTATGGGTTACCAGTAGTCGTTTTAAGACCATTTAATACGTATGGTCCATTTCAAAGAACTGGTGGTGAAGGTGGCGTCGTTTCCATTTTTATCCATAATAAATTAAAAGGATTACCAATTAATATTTATGGCGATGGGACGCAGACTAGAGACTTACTTTATGTAGAAGACTGTGCTGATTTCGTTGTAGAAGCAGGATATAATGATCTATTAAACGGAGAAATTATTAACGCCGGGTCTGGAAAAGATCTTTCAATTAATGAATTAGCGGCAAAAATTTCGAAAAAACAAGTTCCTATTTACCACATTCCTCATATTCATCCTCAAAGCGAAATTCCAAAACTATTATGTAATTTTCAAAAAGCCGAAAAGATTATGCTATGGAAACCAAAAATAACTATTGATGAAGGTCTACAAAAAACAGAAGATTGGATCAAAAAAACGATTGCAAATTTGAGTGATTCTACAAATGGATAA
- a CDS encoding glycosyltransferase, with product MKVLYFQSAYKGIYSYFDLWLKEVSSEKIDLISIPISTNQTMLKNLILTIKPTYIFMMIGNSKPIHLLKLINEMKIPLILWFTEDPFYIDVSYELLPYADCILSIDQSSCEFYSKLGDKQIHYLPLATNENIFKPINRNKDIDLLLIGYPYPSRIKLVQSIIDSTNYSIVLIGKNWRNYLNISIQRKKNIRFVTNWIPPNIVNYWYNLAKIILNPHRESTFLLNKNRFHVINRSVNNRFFDIALSGGFQLINDKIDPFVDEEIESLFRYSDEKNCIDLIHKFINESSDRDKITTEIRSKLIGKNTFSDRLMTLKNILGQNSI from the coding sequence ATGAAAGTTTTATATTTTCAGTCAGCTTATAAGGGCATCTATTCTTATTTTGATTTATGGCTAAAAGAAGTATCTTCCGAAAAAATTGATCTAATCAGTATTCCAATAAGTACGAATCAAACAATGTTAAAGAATTTGATTTTAACAATTAAACCAACGTATATATTTATGATGATTGGTAATTCAAAACCAATCCATTTACTAAAATTGATAAATGAGATGAAAATCCCTCTTATTCTATGGTTTACAGAAGATCCTTTCTATATTGATGTTAGTTATGAATTGCTACCATATGCAGATTGTATTCTTTCCATTGATCAGTCATCTTGTGAATTTTATTCTAAACTTGGAGATAAGCAGATTCATTATCTCCCTTTAGCAACAAACGAGAATATTTTTAAGCCGATTAATCGAAATAAAGATATTGATTTGTTATTAATAGGTTATCCTTATCCAAGTAGAATTAAATTAGTGCAATCAATCATTGATTCAACAAATTATTCAATAGTCCTAATCGGAAAAAATTGGAGAAATTACTTGAATATTTCAATTCAAAGAAAGAAAAACATTCGATTTGTTACGAATTGGATTCCTCCAAATATTGTTAATTATTGGTATAATCTAGCAAAAATCATTTTAAACCCTCATAGAGAGTCTACTTTTTTGTTAAATAAAAATAGATTTCATGTAATCAATCGTAGTGTAAATAATCGATTTTTTGATATTGCTTTAAGCGGAGGGTTTCAGTTGATTAATGACAAAATAGATCCCTTTGTCGATGAGGAAATAGAAAGTTTATTTCGCTATTCTGATGAGAAAAATTGTATCGATTTAATTCATAAATTTATTAATGAGTCTTCTGATAGGGACAAAATCACAACTGAAATACGATCAAAACTGATAGGAAAAAACACATTTTCTGACAGATTAATGACGCTAAAAAATATACTGGGACAAAATTCTATATAA
- a CDS encoding glycosyltransferase family 2 protein codes for MTKVSIIMTSFNKPEYISKSIQSILNQTFTDFELLLMDDNSSEETLNKIRPFLSDQRIRFFQSNIKTMKQRVEKVRYADLINQALTIAKGEYISYATDDNCYRKNRLEKMVHYLENHPKVMIAYSASLVNIFNENKEIINTKLRATHGIVSVASCQIDHCSIMHRKSILPIIYEKFGSYWDVDPTFYRIGDARFFWRLNHFWDFYPITEILDDNFITEQSIHFQLAQKEQNEFIKLLPEQRTCKELREDIRFKKKNGGIR; via the coding sequence TTGACAAAGGTTTCAATCATAATGACTAGTTTTAATAAACCAGAATATATTTCAAAATCAATTCAGTCGATACTAAATCAAACTTTTACTGATTTTGAACTGCTATTGATGGATGATAATTCAAGCGAAGAAACTTTAAATAAGATCAGGCCGTTTCTAAGTGATCAGCGAATTCGATTTTTTCAAAGTAATATAAAAACTATGAAACAAAGAGTAGAAAAGGTTCGATATGCAGATTTAATAAATCAAGCCTTAACGATCGCAAAAGGTGAATATATTTCATATGCGACTGACGATAATTGCTATCGAAAAAACCGATTAGAAAAAATGGTGCACTATTTAGAGAATCACCCTAAGGTAATGATTGCCTACTCAGCTTCATTAGTAAATATTTTTAATGAAAATAAAGAAATAATTAATACAAAATTAAGAGCAACTCATGGTATTGTTTCAGTAGCATCATGCCAAATTGATCATTGTTCTATTATGCATAGGAAATCAATTCTACCTATCATATATGAAAAGTTTGGTTCTTATTGGGATGTTGATCCAACATTTTATCGAATTGGGGACGCTCGATTTTTTTGGCGATTAAATCATTTTTGGGATTTTTATCCAATTACGGAAATATTAGATGATAACTTTATTACTGAACAATCAATTCATTTTCAATTGGCACAAAAAGAACAAAATGAATTTATTAAACTGTTGCCAGAGCAGAGAACATGTAAAGAATTAAGAGAAGATATAAGATTCAAGAAAAAAAATGGAGGGATAAGATGA
- the fabF gene encoding beta-ketoacyl-ACP synthase II, with product MKRIVITGMGVISPLGNDVDTVWNNLLKGQSGVSTIDTIDVSNIKTKVAGIVRDFNAEERWGRKEARKLDRFCQFALAAAEQALENSQIQLDKIDLERLGVYVGSGIGGINTFIENVNLLNERGPSRVSPSLVPMIISNAAAAQISIRLGALGPSLSPVTACSIGNSSIGEAFNTIRNGEADVIFAGGTEAAISQLSLASFGNAKALSTNTDPTIASRPFDAQRDGFVMSEGAGLLVLESLEHALQRNAPILCEVIGYGASSDAYHMVATHPEGRGAYIAMRNALNRANITIEDVDVISAHATSTPLGDVSETLAIKKLFGEQAKQIPITANKSMLGHMLGAAGGVEAISLVKSLQEGIIPPTINLTHPDPECDLDYVSEGARKKNLTIGISNSFGFGGHNSAIVLKKYE from the coding sequence ATGAAAAGAATTGTAATTACTGGTATGGGTGTTATTTCACCTTTAGGCAATGATGTTGATACGGTATGGAATAACCTATTAAAAGGTCAATCTGGTGTCAGTACAATTGATACGATTGATGTGTCAAATATTAAAACAAAAGTAGCAGGTATTGTCCGTGATTTTAATGCAGAAGAACGATGGGGAAGAAAAGAAGCTAGAAAATTAGATCGTTTTTGTCAATTTGCTTTAGCAGCTGCAGAACAAGCACTGGAAAACTCACAAATTCAACTTGATAAAATTGATCTCGAACGATTAGGTGTTTATGTAGGTTCAGGTATTGGAGGAATTAATACGTTTATTGAGAATGTAAATCTCCTAAACGAACGTGGACCAAGTCGAGTAAGTCCAAGCCTAGTACCAATGATTATCTCAAATGCCGCAGCAGCTCAAATTAGTATTCGATTAGGTGCACTAGGTCCTTCATTATCTCCCGTAACAGCGTGCTCAATAGGCAATTCGTCAATCGGTGAAGCCTTTAATACAATTCGTAACGGAGAAGCTGACGTGATATTTGCGGGTGGTACAGAAGCAGCTATATCACAATTATCCTTAGCTAGTTTTGGTAACGCAAAAGCTTTATCGACGAATACAGATCCTACTATAGCTAGCAGACCCTTTGACGCACAAAGAGATGGATTTGTCATGAGTGAAGGTGCTGGATTATTAGTATTGGAATCTTTAGAGCACGCATTACAAAGAAATGCACCAATTTTATGTGAGGTAATTGGATATGGAGCAAGTTCGGATGCGTATCATATGGTAGCCACACATCCAGAAGGGCGTGGAGCTTATATTGCGATGAGAAACGCATTGAACCGAGCAAATATTACGATTGAAGATGTGGATGTGATCAGTGCACATGCTACAAGCACACCGTTAGGCGATGTTTCAGAAACACTTGCAATTAAAAAGTTGTTTGGCGAACAAGCTAAGCAAATTCCAATCACAGCTAATAAATCAATGCTTGGCCATATGCTTGGTGCAGCAGGTGGGGTAGAAGCAATTTCTTTAGTGAAAAGTTTACAAGAAGGTATAATACCTCCAACGATAAATTTAACACATCCTGATCCAGAATGTGATCTAGACTATGTATCAGAAGGAGCAAGAAAGAAAAATTTGACGATTGGTATCTCCAACTCATTTGGATTTGGTGGACACAATTCAGCAATTGTATTGAAAAAGTATGAATGA